A window of the Streptomyces sp. NBC_00250 genome harbors these coding sequences:
- a CDS encoding biotin-dependent carboxyltransferase family protein produces the protein MTDRAVAVVRAGALTTVQDLGRTGYAHLGVPRSGALDPAAVRLVNRLVGNPETAAVLETTVNGCALRPRCAVTVAVGGAPCPVRVDGRPGAWGTAVRVPAGSLLEIGAAVRGLRAYVAVSGGIDVEPVLGSRSTDLLSGLGPAPLADEAVLPLGPGTGVRGPADAPPWPGPPDELVLRVRFGPRDDWFTAAALRTLTTRAYRVSPASNRIGLRLEGPALERAMPGELASEGMVLGAVQVPPDGRPVVFLADHPTTGGYPVVGVVREADLGAVAQAVPGTPVRFTAVR, from the coding sequence ATGACCGACCGGGCCGTCGCCGTGGTCCGGGCCGGGGCGCTGACCACCGTCCAGGACCTGGGGCGTACCGGGTACGCGCATCTCGGCGTGCCCCGCTCCGGCGCCCTCGACCCGGCGGCCGTACGGCTCGTCAACCGGCTCGTCGGCAACCCGGAGACGGCGGCCGTCCTGGAGACCACCGTCAACGGCTGCGCCCTGCGGCCCCGTTGTGCGGTGACCGTCGCCGTGGGCGGCGCGCCCTGTCCCGTACGGGTGGACGGGCGCCCGGGCGCCTGGGGAACCGCCGTCCGGGTGCCGGCCGGGTCCCTCCTGGAGATCGGCGCGGCCGTACGTGGGCTGCGCGCGTACGTGGCGGTCAGTGGCGGGATCGACGTCGAGCCGGTGCTCGGCAGCCGCTCCACCGACCTGCTGTCCGGACTGGGTCCGGCGCCGCTGGCGGACGAAGCGGTCCTCCCGCTGGGCCCGGGAACGGGCGTACGGGGCCCGGCCGACGCTCCCCCGTGGCCCGGCCCGCCGGACGAACTCGTGCTGAGGGTCCGGTTCGGGCCGCGCGACGACTGGTTCACCGCCGCCGCGCTCCGCACCCTCACCACGCGCGCGTACCGGGTGTCCCCGGCGAGCAACCGCATCGGGCTGCGCCTCGAAGGCCCGGCTCTTGAGCGGGCCATGCCGGGCGAGCTGGCGAGCGAGGGCATGGTCCTCGGCGCGGTCCAGGTGCCGCCGGACGGGCGGCCCGTGGTGTTCCTCGCCGACCATCCGACGACCGGGGGCTACCCGGTGGTCGGCGTGGTCCGGGAGGCCGATCTGGGCGCGGTGGCGCAGGCGGTGCCGGGGACGCCGGTTCGGTTCACGGCCGTGCGCTGA
- a CDS encoding 5-oxoprolinase subunit B family protein — MRSTAPRALRVGEGALLVELAGGEETEAFHAELLRRRAAGALPAIREIVPAARTVLLDGVADPDRLAAELTGWEPGPLSARVGEAIEIPVRYDGPDLAEVAALWGVSVEAAVRIHTAAEFRVAFCGFAPGFGYLTGLDERYGVPRRATPRTAVPAGSVALAGPYTGVYPRSSPGGWQLIGTTDAVLWDTGRDPAALLSPGTRVRFTAERSTAGDSTAEGGR, encoded by the coding sequence GTGAGGTCCACCGCCCCGCGCGCGTTGCGCGTGGGCGAGGGGGCGCTCCTGGTGGAGCTGGCCGGGGGCGAGGAGACGGAGGCGTTCCACGCCGAGCTGCTGCGGCGCCGGGCGGCCGGTGCTCTGCCCGCGATACGGGAGATCGTTCCGGCGGCGCGGACGGTGCTGCTCGACGGGGTGGCGGACCCGGACCGGCTCGCGGCCGAGCTGACCGGCTGGGAGCCGGGGCCGCTCTCCGCGCGCGTGGGCGAGGCGATCGAGATACCGGTCCGCTACGACGGGCCCGATCTCGCGGAGGTCGCCGCGCTGTGGGGGGTGTCGGTCGAGGCTGCGGTGCGGATCCACACGGCGGCCGAGTTCCGGGTCGCGTTCTGCGGGTTCGCGCCGGGCTTCGGCTATCTGACGGGGCTCGACGAGCGGTACGGGGTGCCGCGGCGGGCGACGCCGCGCACCGCCGTGCCGGCGGGTTCGGTCGCTCTGGCGGGGCCGTACACGGGCGTGTACCCGCGCTCCTCCCCCGGTGGCTGGCAGTTGATCGGGACGACGGACGCGGTGCTGTGGGACACCGGCCGTGACCCCGCCGCACTCCTTTCGCCCGGAACCCGCGTCCGCTTCACGGCGGAACGGTCCACCGCGGGCGACTCCACGGCGGAGGGCGGGCGATGA
- a CDS encoding LamB/YcsF family protein has translation MRTPPAPSTDEALIDLNADLGEGFGRWTLTDDEELLSVVTSANVACGFHAGDAATMRRVCELTVARGVRIGAQVSYRDLAGFGRRSMDVPAAELAAEVAYQIGALEVFARAAGARVAYVKPHGALYNRVVRDEEQAAAVVEGVLLADRTLPVLGLPGSRLHEAATEAGLPVVPEAFGDRAYRADGSLLPRGQAGAVVSDPDAVVERSVAMARFGVVTAHCGSSVAVRPRSLCLHGDTPGAVDLARRVRKHLEGSGVRVEAFA, from the coding sequence ATGCGCACGCCCCCGGCCCCGAGCACGGACGAGGCCCTGATCGATCTCAACGCCGATCTCGGCGAGGGCTTCGGCCGCTGGACGCTCACCGACGACGAGGAGCTCCTGTCGGTGGTGACCAGCGCCAACGTGGCCTGCGGCTTCCACGCCGGCGACGCGGCGACCATGCGGCGCGTGTGCGAGCTCACCGTCGCGCGCGGGGTACGGATCGGGGCCCAGGTGTCGTACCGCGACCTGGCCGGCTTCGGACGCCGCTCGATGGACGTGCCCGCGGCGGAGCTGGCCGCCGAGGTGGCGTACCAGATCGGCGCCCTGGAGGTCTTCGCGCGGGCGGCCGGCGCGCGCGTGGCGTACGTGAAACCGCACGGGGCGCTCTACAACCGGGTGGTCCGGGACGAGGAGCAGGCGGCGGCGGTCGTCGAGGGCGTCCTGCTCGCGGACCGCACGCTGCCGGTCCTGGGGCTGCCGGGGTCGCGGCTGCACGAGGCAGCCACGGAGGCCGGTCTGCCCGTCGTCCCGGAGGCCTTCGGCGACCGGGCCTACCGGGCGGACGGCTCCCTGCTGCCCCGCGGACAGGCGGGGGCGGTCGTCAGCGACCCGGACGCGGTGGTGGAACGGTCGGTGGCCATGGCCCGGTTCGGGGTGGTCACGGCGCACTGCGGCAGTTCCGTCGCCGTACGGCCCCGGTCACTGTGCCTGCACGGCGACACCCCGGGCGCGGTGGACCTCGCCCGTCGGGTCCGGAAGCACCTTGAGGGCTCCGGGGTACGGGTGGAGGCCTTCGCGTGA
- a CDS encoding GntR family transcriptional regulator, which produces MAASEAGDLTDDRALLGRTSTAERVADILRTRIAEGYFPPGTRLSEDGIGGALGVSRNTLREAFRLLTHERLLVHELNRGVFVRVLAVDDVDDIYRTRRLVECAVVRDLGPSPYALDALAAAVVEGETAARTGDWQAVSTANIHFHRELVGLAGSARADELMRGVLAELRLAFHVVGDPRVLHEPYLARNREILDALRAGERTTAEDLLARYLDDSRTRVAAAYARAVGTPPSPAD; this is translated from the coding sequence GTGGCAGCGAGCGAAGCCGGGGACCTGACCGACGACCGTGCGCTGCTCGGGCGTACGAGCACGGCGGAGCGGGTCGCGGACATCCTGCGCACCCGCATCGCGGAGGGTTACTTCCCGCCCGGCACCCGGCTCTCCGAGGACGGCATCGGCGGCGCGCTCGGTGTGTCCCGCAACACCCTGCGCGAGGCCTTCCGGCTCCTCACCCACGAACGGCTGCTGGTCCACGAGCTCAACCGCGGCGTCTTCGTCCGGGTCCTGGCCGTCGACGACGTGGACGACATCTACCGCACCCGGCGGCTCGTCGAATGCGCCGTCGTGCGGGACCTGGGACCGTCGCCGTACGCCCTCGACGCCCTCGCCGCCGCCGTGGTGGAAGGCGAGACGGCCGCGCGGACGGGCGACTGGCAGGCCGTCTCCACGGCCAACATCCACTTCCACCGCGAGCTCGTCGGCCTCGCCGGAAGCGCCCGCGCCGACGAGCTGATGCGGGGCGTCCTCGCGGAACTCCGACTCGCCTTCCACGTCGTCGGCGACCCCCGTGTCCTGCACGAGCCGTACCTGGCACGGAACCGGGAGATCCTCGACGCCCTGCGAGCCGGCGAGCGGACCACGGCCGAAGACCTCCTGGCCCGCTATCTCGACGACTCCCGCACCCGGGTCGCGGCCGCCTACGCGCGGGCCGTCGGGACCCCTCCGAGCCCGGCGGACTGA